ATAGAAAGCATCATAATTCATCACAATGAATGGAACCGGCAATGCAGATCCAATCCTTTCGAGCTGAATCAATGCCAAAATCTCAAACATCTCATCGAGCGTGCCAATGCCACCTGGAAGTGCAATTATCGCCGTCTTCTCAGATACATTGTTTCTAATCACAGCATCTACTAATCCATGCTTTCTCGCCGAGAAAAACCTAACATGGATTTTGCATTTTAGGGATCACTCATTCTTGTGCAAGCACAGTAAGTAATAACCAATGGTGTGTGGCTATGTTTACCTGCAAGTATGGTAATTCTGAGGAGGGAGATATGGATGAAACTTCGATGCGGTCCATTCACCggcttctttttctattttgatgCCACCGACCGGTTTCTCAGCTTCCAAAGCACCTTCAGTCACAGCATCCATAAGCCCTGGTCCAGCACCAGACCATGTAGTACAGTCCAACAGAGTTGCTGCCTGATAAAATACACAACTCTGAGAAATCTATATCTAAACTAAGCTCTTGTGGAGTGTTAAGGGTCTTACTTACTTCTCTGCTCAACTCTTGTGCTTGCAGATAATGTGAATGGTTTGGTGGGATTCTGGCGGAACCTAAGTACACAATGCCTCTCCCGAGCCTATGTACGAGGTCGAAGCAAATCTCAAGCTCTTTCTTAACCTTTCAAACAATGAGAATTCAACAGAATAAGTTGAGAATAACCTCTATCGAAATGGTCTTTCAAGGGGAAACTATCAGTACTTAAAAACCGAAATCTccaaagaagattaaagatAAAGTGAAGTTTACTTCTTCATTCAattgaacaagaaaaaaggcCAAGACTTTAACAGGAGATATCAGAATTTACGCTTGTTCTTGTGTTTCTAATTCTCTAAGGACTTGGCTATCTAAGCAAAGTCAAACTCTTTCTGCTGTGATGAACTTGTTCATGAAATTCTATTGCAAAGACTAGAAATGAGAACCAATTTAATGAAATTCTAACTCAGATTCGAAGCAGAGATTTTAGTATGTTACCTCAAATGGGCTACTTCTCTCAACAAAATCCTCAGACTTAACAGACCTGCACTTTAGAGCTCGAGCTGAATATGCCCTAATGGAATGATCAAACCTCAAATTCAGAGAAATTGGATCTCTTTCTGTCAAAGAGCTAGCGAGTTTTTGTGTTGGTGAAGGAGACATCTTCGAGGATAATCGGAAACTCCATGAGGAATCCAACATCGAAACCCCCATTTTCTGATTCTCACTTCCTTCAACTGGGTACCCAACAAAACTACTCTCAGGCTCTCTCAAATTGTCAATTTAAGATCTTGACAGAcaaaaagattatatttttatctcCGTTCAACTTCACCGGTAGCTCCATGACTATGCCCCACTCCAAAGCATAGGGCTTTTATCATTAACTAATAGAATCATTACACGTGGATTTCCTATTCCAACTGTTAAAATTGGATTTTGAGCattgagatttgattatttcagTAAAATTTATAATGCAAGTTAACAGTAAAATTTATAATGCAAGTTAACAGTAAAACACTGatctatattttaaagatttgttgtTGCAACTTGCAAGCTTTATACATTCAACACATGGTGGCACATGCAATCAAGCAATTAGCACCTAAACACAGCTTAAATAATCCCACTTAATATTTAAGACACATTCTTTTAATATCAACTACACAAAGAAAAGCAACCATTCTTCTATAACTtgagtaaagaaaaaaaaagggtcaACAATTTGGCTCTCTTGAAGAAATGGGATCAAAATTTCATGCTTTTATGTATCcatggtttggttttggtcatATGATTCCATATCTTCATTTAGCCAACAAACTAGCTGAGAAAGGTCATAGGGTCACTTTCTTCCTCCCCAAGAAAGCTCATAAGC
This sequence is a window from Arabidopsis thaliana chromosome 1 sequence. Protein-coding genes within it:
- a CDS encoding Putative lysine decarboxylase family protein (Putative lysine decarboxylase family protein; FUNCTIONS IN: carboxy-lyase activity; INVOLVED IN: metabolic process; LOCATED IN: chloroplast; EXPRESSED IN: 23 plant structures; EXPRESSED DURING: 15 growth stages; CONTAINS InterPro DOMAIN/s: Conserved hypothetical protein CHP00730 (InterPro:IPR005269); Has 3310 Blast hits to 3310 proteins in 987 species: Archae - 6; Bacteria - 2367; Metazoa - 4; Fungi - 47; Plants - 208; Viruses - 0; Other Eukaryotes - 678 (source: NCBI BLink).); amino-acid sequence: MGVSMLDSSWSFRLSSKMSPSPTQKLASSLTERDPISLNLRFDHSIRAYSARALKCRSVKSEDFVERSSPFEVKKELEICFDLVHRLGRGIVYLGSARIPPNHSHYLQAQELSREAATLLDCTTWSGAGPGLMDAVTEGALEAEKPVGGIKIEKEAGEWTASKFHPYLPPQNYHTCRFFSARKHGLVDAVIRNNVSEKTAIIALPGGIGTLDEMFEILALIQLERIGSALPVPFIVMNYDAFYSKLLEFIETCENLGTVSKGEVSALWKVCNNNFEALTYLAEFYDLPDGSAKLETELRKTTPTRG